The genomic interval CAGCGACACCGGGATGAGGGGCACCCCCTGCGGGCCGGCCATCGTGTAGAGCGTGAGGGACAGGCCGGTGGCCATGCCGCCGAGCCCCATCGCCAGCACGATCCAGGGGAGGATCGTCGGCTTCACGTCCAGGGCCGCGTCCATGCCGTGGATCGGGAAGGGCGTGTGGACGTCGGTGCGGGTGTACCCGGCCTCGGTGCAGCGCTTCGCCGCCATCAGCACCGAGTCGACGGTGTCGAACTCGGCGAGCAGGGCGTAGGGCATGCCCGCGTCGATGCTCGCGGCCACGCGGTGCCCGCGCGGCAGGTCGATCAGCGTCTCGGAAGTCGGTTGGGAGGCGGCGGTGGTCAAGGGTTCGCTTCGCAAGGAGGGAGGTGGCGGGCGGCGGTTCCGACTCGGCGGTGCCGGGTGTGCGGCCGGTGCGTCTGCATTCTCAAGGGGCGGTTCGCGGGTCGGCGTCCTGGGCGGGGGTGGGTCGCGGGAGGGGCGGGCAAAGACGAGATCGTGCTTCCGCTGCGATCCGCACGCCCGCTCGCTTCTGCATCAGTGGTGCGAGGCATGGGCCGCGGGCATGACCGTCTTGACCTCGGAGATCGCCACGGTCGGAAGGAACTTGAGGAAGAGCAGGAAGTTGGTGAAGAACAGCCCGAAGCTGGCGGTGAACATCAGCCCGTCCACCCAGGTGGCCTCGAAGAGCGCCCAGCTCGACGGCAGGAAGTCGTTGGAGAGCGAGGTGATGGTGATCACGAAGCGCTCGAACCACATGCCGATGTTCACGCCCATCGCCGAGATCATCACGATCCAGGGGTTCAGGCGGAACCGCTTCACCCACATCAGCTGCGGAGCGCAGATGTTGCAGAGGAACATCGTCCAGAAGGCCCAGGCGTAGGGCCCGAAGGGGCGGAAGAGGAAGATCGCCTTCTCGTAGTGGTGGCCGCTGTACCAGGCGTAGAAGAACTCGGTGGTGTAGGCGAACGCCACGATCATGCCCGTTCCGAGCATCACCTTGGCGCAGTTGTCGATGTGCCGCTCGGTGATGATGTCCTTGAAGCCCAGCAGGTAGCGGGCGGGGATCGCGAGCGTCAGCACCATGGCGAAGCCGCCGAAGATGGCCCCCGCCACGAAGTACGGGGGGAAGATCGTCGTGTGCCAGCCGGGCAGCTGGGCGACCGCGAAGTCGAAGGACACGACCGAGTGCACGGAGAGCACCAGCGGGGTGCACAGCGCCGCGAGCAGCAGGTACGCCTTCTCGAAGCGGCTCCAGTGGCGGCTGCTGCCGGTCCAGCCCAGGCTGGCGATGCCGTAGCCGATCTTGGCGATGCGGTTCTTCGTGCGGTCGCGGAGCGTCGCGATGTCCGGCACCATGCCCGTGTACCAGAACAGCAGCGAGACGCTCGCGTACGTGGAGACCGCGAAGACGTCCCAGAGCAGCGGCGAGCGGAACTGCGGCCACATCGCCATCTGGTTGGGGTACGGGAAGAGCCAGTACGCGAGCCAGGGGCGGCCGACGTGGATGGCCGGGAAGATGCCGGCGCAGACGACCGCGAAGATCGTCATCGCCTCGGCGAAGCGGTTGATGCTCGTCCGCCAGTTCTGGCGGAACAGGAAGAGGATCGCGGAGATCAGCGTGCCCGCGTGGCCGATGCCGACCCAGAACACGAAGTTGATGATTGGGAAGCCCCAGGCGTTGGGCTGGTTGTTGCCCCAGACGCCCACGCCGGTGGTGACCAGGTACCCGATCAGGCCGAAGAACAGGCCCGCCAGCCCCACCGCCGGGACGAACAGCACCCACCACCAGATCGCCGGCCAGGACACGGCCACGCGGGAGACGCGGTCGGTGACGTCGCGGAAGCCCAGCCCACCGAGCACCAGCGGTGCGCGGCGGGTGGGATCGTCGCCCGTGTTGGATCCCGCGTCGCGGGGGCCGAGGTCGTAGCCGGGGTGGATGGAGGCCATGAAGCTTGTTTCAGGTCGTCCGCCAGTGCCGCGGACCGTGATCGGTTTGGGTCGTTCGAGCCCGCGGTCCGCGGATGTTCGGTCGTGTCAGCCGCTCCGGGTCATCGTCGCGGGGCGAGGCAGGGCGGGCGGGCGGGATCGGCCTGGGGCCTGGGCTTCGAGCCTCCGGCGGCTCCATCTCCGCGGCCCTCCGCGGTCCTCCGCGTCGTCCCGCGTGGCGCGGCCCCCGTCCGCTTCAGCCGTGGTCGTGGCTCTTGCTCGTGTCCTTGCCCTTGGCCGACGCGACGGGGTTGCTGATCTTGGCGAGGTACTCGGTGCGGGCGCGGTGGTTGAGCTCGGAGAGCAGGGCGTAGCTGCGCGGGTTGTGCTGCTGGAGGACGCTCACGTGGCTGTCGGGGTCGTTCAGGTTGCCGAAGACGATCGCGTCGGTGGGGCAGGCGTTCTGGCAGGCGGTCCGGATCTCGCCGTCCTGCACCAGCCGGTCTTCGTCGGCGGGGTTCTCGCCGGCGGTCTTGCGCTTGGCCCAGTCGGCCTTGAGCGCGATCTTGGTGCGGCTGATCCGCTGCGTGCAGTACGTGCACTTCTCCATGACGCCGCGCATCCGCACGGTGACGTCGGGGTTGAAGAGCATCCGGCGCACCTGGTCGACCACGTCGCCTTGCTGCGTGTCGGCGAAGTCCAGCCAGGGCTTGTTCTGGACCTCGATGCCGAGCTTCTTGCTGCGGAAGAAGGAGCTGTCCAGCTTCGAGTGGTAGTCGAAGTAGTTGAAGCGACGCACCTTGTAGGGGCAGTTGTTGCTGCAGTAGCGCGTGCCGATGCAGCGGTTGTAGACCATCGCGTTGAGGCCCTCGGTGTCGTGCACCGTGGCGGCGACGGGGCAGACCTGCTCGCAGGGCGCGTTCTCGCACATCACGCAGGCCAGCGGCATGTTGACCGAGCCGAAGGTCTCGCTGGTCGTGCCCTCGGGATCGCCCTTGAAGTAGGTGTCGATGCGGATCCAGTGCATCTCCCGGCTGATGAGCACCTGATCGCGGCCGACCACCGGGATGTTGTTCTCCGCCTGGCAGGCGACCACGCACGCGTTGCAGCCCGTGCAGGTGCTCATGTCGATCGACATGCCCCAGGCGTGGGGCACGTTGAACGTGTCGGGGCCGTCGGGGTTGGGCTGAACGAACTTGGGCTGGTCCGGCCCGGTGACCGAGGGCGGGTCGAACAGCTGCAGCCGGATGTCGGTGTGTGCCCCGGCGGAGGCGAAGCCCGGGTTCGCGAGGTAGGCGGCGAGGGTCGCCTCCTTGACCGTGTAGCCGCTCTGGTGGGGCTTCTTGCCGGCCCGCTTCTGGATCGCGTAGTCCTCGATCGCTCCGCGGCCGTGCTGGCCCTCGGGCTTGAAGGGGCTGATGAGGTGGTGCGTCGAGGTGGTCGCGAGCTGCGTGTGCCCGCCCGCGCTGGCGATCGTCGCCGGGGCCGACCACATCTGGCCGCTGGACCGCAGCGGGTACACGTTCTGGCCGACGCCGGTGCCGACGTTGCCGCTGACGCGGCGCCCCTGGCCGACGTTGACGACGGCGACGCCCTTCGCCTGGCCGGGCATCACGTACACCGGCAGATCCACCGAGCCGGTGGCCGTGGTCACGGTGACGGTGTCGCCGTTGTCGACGCCGAGCCCGCGGGCATCGGCCATCGAGAGCCGGACCGGGTTGTCCCAGGTGACCTTCGTCAGCGGCTCGGGGAGCTCCTGGAGCCAGCCGGAGTTGGCGTAGCGGCCGTCCCCGATCGAACCCTCGGCGAAGACGAGCTGGAAGTCGCCTCCGGGAGCGTCCGGCAGCTCCGCGGCCGCGGGGCTGCCGACGGAAGCCGACGCGAAGGCGGAATCGCGGACGAGACCGTCGTGGACGAAGCCGCGCCAGGCCTTCTCGGCCTCGATGCCCGAGAGCTCGCCGGCGAACACCTGCGCCTGCGGGTCGTAGCCGGACGCCCCCACCACCGGGGCCCAAGCGCGCCGCACCAGGTGGTATCCGAGGCTGCCCGGGGCGGAGACCGCGGGGTCGCCGCTGGCGATGGCGGCCAGCTCGATCGGGGTGCGGCCGCCGAAGAGCGGCTCCAGCAGCGGCTGCTGGAGCAGGAGGGTGCCGTCCCAGGCGCGGCCGTCGCCCCAGCTCTCCAGCGCGTGGGCGCGGGGCAGGTGCCAATCGGCGGCGGCGGAGGTCTCGTCGACGTAGAGCCCGAGGCGGACGACCGTTGGCGCCTTGGCGAAGGCCTCGGCGACGCCGAGATCGGCCGGGGCGTCGAAGACCGGGTTGCCGTCGAGCACGAGCAGGGTGTCGACCTCGCCGCGGTCGAGCTTGGCGAGCAGCGAGCTGAGCGAGGGGAGGCAGGCGGCCTCGGCCGCGGGCAGCTCCAGCACGCGGACGGTCTCCCCGAGATTGCCCAGCTTCGCGTTGATCGCGGCGGCGAGGGCGTGGGCGGCGGCGGGCTGCGCGCGGCCCACGGTGACGAGGGTGCGTCCGCGGGCGGCGGCCTGCAGGTCGCCGGCGAGGGGGGCGAGGAAGCCCTCGGCCTCGGCGGGGAGCAGCTCGGGGGCGGGGTGGGCGACGCCGGCGACGCCGAGGCGGGCGGCGAGCTCCTGGAGCGCCGCCAAGACGCACGCGGGCGTCACCTGCATCGTCACGTCGGCGCTGGCGAGCGTGCAGGTCGGCGACGGAGCCGCGGCGTACAGCCGGCTCATCCCCGCCTCGCCCTCCACGCCCCTCTGCAGGCCGCGGTCGGACGAGCGGCGGTTCACGGCCCAGCCGGCGGCGTTGCTCAGGTAGCCGGGCCCCTCGGCGAGGAAGTCGTCGTCGAAGCAGGCGATGACGTCGGCCTTCGCCGCGTCGGCGACGAGGCGCACCGGCTCGCCGCCGAAGGCGAGGGCGAGGCCTTCGATCTCGTTGTCGCGGTTCAGCGGCTCCCAGACGTGCCAGCTGCCGGCGCCGTGCTTCGCCTCGAAACGCTTCTTGGCTTCGGCGGCCGCCGGGCCGCTCTGCGGCGTGGCGAGCACGGCGACCCGGCCGGCGAAGGGCTCGGCCGCCAGGAACGCCTCGAAGGTGGAGGCCCCCCCGGCGAAGGGCTCCGCCTCCTCCCCGGCGCCGCGTGCGCGGTCGACCCGGATGACCGACCGGCTGCGGTCGGGGTCGTACATCTCCAGGCAGGAGGCCTGCGCGGCGTTGTCGGCCTTCCCGGTGAAGGCGTTGAGGCGGTTGAGGGCGTGGATGGCGCCACCGGACGCCGCCTCGGGGTTCTTCTCGGCGGCCAGCCACGCCGCCTGGAGCGCGAGGAACGCTTCCGGATCGCCCACCGTGGGGTCCAGCGGGTTGCCGTCGAGCCCGATCGGCCGGCCGTCGAAGCTGGTGACGAACACGCCGCGGGCGTAGCCGCCACGCTCCACCATCGAGGCGAAGCGCTCGGGCACGCCGGGCATCGTCCCGTCGGGACGCGCGTTGTAGGGAAGCACCTGCTCCTTGGGCCAGCGGCGGCAGCCCTGGAGCGTGAGCCCCGCGAGGGCGATCGAAGCGCCCGCGAGCCGCATGAACTTGCGGCGACCCATCGACAGCAGCTCGTCGGGGTCGTACCCGGGGAACTCCTTCGCCAGCGAGGCGCGGACCTCCGGCGAGCCCGCGTGCTCCTCCAGCGACCGCCAGTAGGCCTGCCCGGCGGGGGCGTCGTCGGTCGGGGGCGCGATGGCGGCGGAGCGTTCGTTCACGGCGTCGTGGAGGGGGGAGCGGCCGGGGAGGGGCCGCCGGGTTGTCGTTCGGGTCGGGGTTTGGGCCGGCGGCGGGGGCCTCAGCGGTGGCAGGTCGAGCAGGCCTGCATGTAGGCCTGGTTGTGGATCTGCATCTGCTTCTTCATCAGGTTGCCGATGAACAGCTGCTGCGCGTCGGCGTCGTCCTCCGCCACGGTGCCGGCTTCGACGGCCTGCCGCACGCGGGGGTCGTCGATCGGCTTCCAGACCATGCTGGTGACCTGGTCGGCGGGGCGGAGGTGCTCCTCCGGGGCCCGGTGGCACTCGATGCACCAGCTCATGGACAGGTTGCTCACCTGGTGGACGCCCTCCTCCCCCATCTGATCGACCCGGCCGTGGCAGGTCACGCAGGCGACGCCCTTGGTGACGTGCGCGGCGTGGTTGAAGTAGGCGTAGTCCGCGACGTCGTGGACTTTGATCCACTCGATCGGCTTGCCGCTCTGCACGCTGGCGTACACCGGGGCGAGCTTCGTGGAGTTGCTCTTGACGGCGAGGCCGCCCTTGAACCGCTCCTGCAGGCTCTCGTCGTTGCTGGCGCCGGCCCCGTGGCAGGCGACGCACGTCTGCGTCGGCGGGATCGCGGCGAACGCCGCGTTCTTCACCGTCGTGTGGCAGTAGGTGCAGTCCATGCCGAGCTGGCCGACGTGCAGCGCGTGGCTGTACGGCACGGGCTGCTCGGGCCGGTACAGGTTGTTGAGGTTGTTGGGGTTGAGGCCCAGGTAGGCCGCGGCCGGCACGTAGGTGGCGGCCCCGATCAGGCCGAGCACCATCAGCGGGAGCAGGTAGTTCGCCCAACGCGGGAACACGAAGGCCCGGTTTTCGGGTTCATGGTCCGGGGGGGAGGTCTCCGCCGGGGAGCCGCCGCCCGCGGGCGGCGTGGGGTGGGCACCGGCCGCGCCCGAGGGCGTGGGGTCCGGGTGCGGCTGTTGGGTTTCGTCGGCCATCGTCAGGTGCCGGCCGTGGCCGGAGAGGCTCCGCGGGGTGCACGCGGAGCGGTTCGGAGCAATCGGAGAGCGGGTCGCGGACCAGCGTACGGGAGGAGCGGCCGATCCGCAGGAGGGGGATCGGGCGCCTCTGAGATCGGGCGTTTTGGGGTGGCCCGTGCACCCGCGCCGGCGGCCGGGTGGAGGTTAGGCACCGCCGCCGATCCCGCGGACCGTTGCCGCTTTCTTGCGGAAACGGCCGCGGTCCGCGGGCCGAGCGGCGCCGGGGCCGCTCACGCCGCCGCGCCCACGGCGTTTCCGCTGGGCCGCAGGGCCAGCAGGGCCATCGTGAGCAGGCCCGCGAGCAGGCCGCCGGGGAGGAAGGCGTCCGCCACCATCGCCGCGATGCACGCGAGCACCACGCCCACCTCCAGCACCGCCCACAC from Phycisphaera mikurensis NBRC 102666 carries:
- a CDS encoding DUF3341 domain-containing protein, with product MTTAASQPTSETLIDLPRGHRVAASIDAGMPYALLAEFDTVDSVLMAAKRCTEAGYTRTDVHTPFPIHGMDAALDVKPTILPWIVLAMGLGGMATGLSLTLYTMAGPQGVPLIPVSLEGYQYLISGKPYAALAAYIPVIFELTIMFAAYTAVFAMFLLNRLPMLFNPLFKSPLMKRATDDRFILAIQADDPRFDEHRTLKFLQDQGALSTDLVRD
- the nrfD gene encoding NrfD/PsrC family molybdoenzyme membrane anchor subunit, producing the protein MASIHPGYDLGPRDAGSNTGDDPTRRAPLVLGGLGFRDVTDRVSRVAVSWPAIWWWVLFVPAVGLAGLFFGLIGYLVTTGVGVWGNNQPNAWGFPIINFVFWVGIGHAGTLISAILFLFRQNWRTSINRFAEAMTIFAVVCAGIFPAIHVGRPWLAYWLFPYPNQMAMWPQFRSPLLWDVFAVSTYASVSLLFWYTGMVPDIATLRDRTKNRIAKIGYGIASLGWTGSSRHWSRFEKAYLLLAALCTPLVLSVHSVVSFDFAVAQLPGWHTTIFPPYFVAGAIFGGFAMVLTLAIPARYLLGFKDIITERHIDNCAKVMLGTGMIVAFAYTTEFFYAWYSGHHYEKAIFLFRPFGPYAWAFWTMFLCNICAPQLMWVKRFRLNPWIVMISAMGVNIGMWFERFVITITSLSNDFLPSSWALFEATWVDGLMFTASFGLFFTNFLLFLKFLPTVAISEVKTVMPAAHASHH
- a CDS encoding TAT-variant-translocated molybdopterin oxidoreductase — protein: MNERSAAIAPPTDDAPAGQAYWRSLEEHAGSPEVRASLAKEFPGYDPDELLSMGRRKFMRLAGASIALAGLTLQGCRRWPKEQVLPYNARPDGTMPGVPERFASMVERGGYARGVFVTSFDGRPIGLDGNPLDPTVGDPEAFLALQAAWLAAEKNPEAASGGAIHALNRLNAFTGKADNAAQASCLEMYDPDRSRSVIRVDRARGAGEEAEPFAGGASTFEAFLAAEPFAGRVAVLATPQSGPAAAEAKKRFEAKHGAGSWHVWEPLNRDNEIEGLALAFGGEPVRLVADAAKADVIACFDDDFLAEGPGYLSNAAGWAVNRRSSDRGLQRGVEGEAGMSRLYAAAPSPTCTLASADVTMQVTPACVLAALQELAARLGVAGVAHPAPELLPAEAEGFLAPLAGDLQAAARGRTLVTVGRAQPAAAHALAAAINAKLGNLGETVRVLELPAAEAACLPSLSSLLAKLDRGEVDTLLVLDGNPVFDAPADLGVAEAFAKAPTVVRLGLYVDETSAAADWHLPRAHALESWGDGRAWDGTLLLQQPLLEPLFGGRTPIELAAIASGDPAVSAPGSLGYHLVRRAWAPVVGASGYDPQAQVFAGELSGIEAEKAWRGFVHDGLVRDSAFASASVGSPAAAELPDAPGGDFQLVFAEGSIGDGRYANSGWLQELPEPLTKVTWDNPVRLSMADARGLGVDNGDTVTVTTATGSVDLPVYVMPGQAKGVAVVNVGQGRRVSGNVGTGVGQNVYPLRSSGQMWSAPATIASAGGHTQLATTSTHHLISPFKPEGQHGRGAIEDYAIQKRAGKKPHQSGYTVKEATLAAYLANPGFASAGAHTDIRLQLFDPPSVTGPDQPKFVQPNPDGPDTFNVPHAWGMSIDMSTCTGCNACVVACQAENNIPVVGRDQVLISREMHWIRIDTYFKGDPEGTTSETFGSVNMPLACVMCENAPCEQVCPVAATVHDTEGLNAMVYNRCIGTRYCSNNCPYKVRRFNYFDYHSKLDSSFFRSKKLGIEVQNKPWLDFADTQQGDVVDQVRRMLFNPDVTVRMRGVMEKCTYCTQRISRTKIALKADWAKRKTAGENPADEDRLVQDGEIRTACQNACPTDAIVFGNLNDPDSHVSVLQQHNPRSYALLSELNHRARTEYLAKISNPVASAKGKDTSKSHDHG
- a CDS encoding cytochrome c3 family protein; translation: MADETQQPHPDPTPSGAAGAHPTPPAGGGSPAETSPPDHEPENRAFVFPRWANYLLPLMVLGLIGAATYVPAAAYLGLNPNNLNNLYRPEQPVPYSHALHVGQLGMDCTYCHTTVKNAAFAAIPPTQTCVACHGAGASNDESLQERFKGGLAVKSNSTKLAPVYASVQSGKPIEWIKVHDVADYAYFNHAAHVTKGVACVTCHGRVDQMGEEGVHQVSNLSMSWCIECHRAPEEHLRPADQVTSMVWKPIDDPRVRQAVEAGTVAEDDADAQQLFIGNLMKKQMQIHNQAYMQACSTCHR